A stretch of Methanobrevibacter sp. YE315 DNA encodes these proteins:
- the hmd gene encoding 5,10-methenyltetrahydromethanopterin hydrogenase, with amino-acid sequence MKVAILGAGCYRTHAASGITNFSRACEVAEATGKENISMTHSTIEMGAELLELAGVDEVVVSDPVFDGDFTVVDDFDYAEVIAAHKAGTPEEVMPAIRAKVTELAETVPKPAKGAIHFTHPEDLGMKCINDDAEAVADADWVMTWLPKGGMQKEIIEKFSDNLKEGAILTHACTIPTTKFNDIFQELGANVNVASYHPGAVPEMKGQVYIAEGFADQAAIDTLLDLGNKARGAAYTLPANLLGPVCDMCSAVTAITYAGILAYRDTVTQILGAPADFAQMMANEALTQVTALMNDEGIANMDQALAPSALTGTADSMNFGSLAEIVPTVLDYLGKEE; translated from the coding sequence ATGAAAGTAGCAATTTTAGGTGCAGGATGTTACAGAACACATGCTGCAAGTGGAATTACCAACTTCTCAAGAGCTTGTGAAGTTGCAGAAGCAACCGGAAAAGAAAACATATCTATGACTCACTCCACCATCGAAATGGGTGCAGAATTATTAGAATTAGCAGGAGTAGACGAAGTAGTAGTATCCGACCCAGTATTCGACGGAGACTTCACCGTAGTAGACGACTTCGACTACGCAGAAGTAATTGCAGCTCACAAAGCAGGAACTCCAGAAGAAGTAATGCCTGCAATCAGAGCAAAAGTAACCGAATTAGCTGAAACCGTACCAAAACCAGCTAAAGGAGCAATCCACTTTACACACCCTGAAGACTTAGGCATGAAATGTATCAACGATGACGCAGAAGCAGTAGCAGACGCTGACTGGGTAATGACCTGGTTACCAAAAGGCGGAATGCAAAAAGAAATCATCGAAAAATTCTCAGACAACTTAAAAGAAGGCGCAATCTTAACACATGCATGTACCATCCCAACCACCAAATTCAACGACATCTTCCAAGAATTAGGTGCAAACGTAAACGTAGCTTCCTACCACCCAGGTGCAGTACCTGAAATGAAAGGACAAGTATACATTGCAGAAGGATTCGCAGACCAAGCAGCTATTGATACCTTATTAGACTTAGGTAACAAAGCAAGAGGCGCAGCATACACCTTACCTGCAAACTTATTAGGCCCTGTATGTGACATGTGTTCTGCAGTAACCGCTATTACCTACGCAGGTATCTTAGCATACAGAGACACAGTTACCCAAATCTTAGGTGCACCTGCAGACTTTGCACAAATGATGGCAAACGAAGCTTTAACCCAAGTAACCGCATTAATGAACGACGAAGGTATTGCAAACATGGACCAAGCATTAGCTCCATCCGCATTAACCGGTACCGCAGACTCAATGAACTTCGGATCATTAGCTGAAATCGTTCCTACCGTATTAGATTACTTAGGTAAAGAAGAATAA
- the hmd gene encoding 5,10-methenyltetrahydromethanopterin hydrogenase yields MKVAILGAGCYRTHAASGITNFSRACEVAEATGKENISMTHSTIEMGAELLELAGVDEVVVSDPVFDGDFTVIDDFDYAEVIAAHKAGTPEEVMPAIRAKVTELAETVPKPAKGAIHFTHPEDLGMKCINDDSEAVADADWVMTWLPKGGMQKEIIEKFSDNLKEGAILTHACTIPTTKFNDIFQELGANVNVASYHPGAVPEMKGQVYIAEGFADQASIDTLMDLGQKARGSAYTLPANMVGPVCDMCSAVTAITYAGILAYRDTVTQILGAPDDFAQMMANEALTQVTALMNDKGIEEMDDALAPSALTGTADSMNFGSLGEIVPTVLDYLGKEE; encoded by the coding sequence ATGAAAGTGGCAATTTTAGGTGCAGGATGTTACAGAACACATGCTGCAAGTGGAATTACCAACTTCTCAAGAGCTTGTGAAGTTGCAGAAGCAACCGGAAAAGAAAACATATCTATGACTCACTCCACCATCGAAATGGGTGCAGAATTATTAGAATTAGCAGGAGTAGACGAAGTAGTAGTATCCGACCCAGTATTCGACGGAGACTTCACTGTAATTGATGATTTTGACTATGCAGAAGTAATTGCAGCTCACAAAGCAGGAACTCCAGAAGAAGTAATGCCTGCAATCAGAGCAAAAGTAACCGAATTAGCTGAAACCGTACCAAAACCAGCTAAAGGAGCAATCCACTTTACACACCCTGAAGACTTAGGCATGAAATGTATCAACGATGACTCAGAAGCAGTAGCAGACGCTGACTGGGTAATGACCTGGTTACCAAAAGGCGGAATGCAAAAAGAAATCATCGAAAAATTCTCAGACAACTTAAAAGAAGGCGCAATCTTAACACATGCATGTACCATCCCAACCACCAAATTCAACGACATCTTCCAAGAATTAGGTGCAAACGTAAACGTAGCTTCCTACCACCCAGGTGCAGTACCTGAAATGAAAGGACAAGTATACATTGCAGAAGGATTCGCAGACCAAGCTTCCATCGATACTTTAATGGATTTAGGTCAGAAAGCTAGAGGATCCGCATACACCTTGCCTGCAAACATGGTAGGTCCTGTATGTGACATGTGTTCTGCAGTAACCGCTATTACCTACGCAGGTATCTTAGCATACAGAGACACAGTTACCCAAATCTTAGGCGCTCCTGATGATTTCGCACAAATGATGGCAAACGAAGCTTTAACCCAAGTAACCGCATTAATGAACGACAAAGGTATAGAAGAAATGGATGATGCATTAGCCCCATCCGCATTAACCGGTACCGCAGACTCAATGAACTTCGGATCACTAGGTGAAATCGTTCCTACCGTATTAGATTACTTAGGTAAAGAAGAATAA